GCGATAGAACGTTAGAGTTAAGACCTGTCATAATGCAAACGGCCAAACATACGATAATAACGAACTTCGGTCACCTAACTGAAATTTTAAACAGAGACCCACAACATTTAGCAAGGTTTATCTTCAAAGAATCTGGCAAGCCCGGTGTCTTAGAGGGCGAACGGCTAGTAATTCAAGGTAAGCTTTCGAATGAAGAAATCAAAAGATTACTAGAAATATATATGAAAGAATTTGTTAAATGTCCTGTTTGCGGTGGTGTTGATACAAGAATAGAGGCCGAGAAGAGGTTTAGATTTTTACAATGCGATATTTGTGGAGCAAAGAGTAGTGTCAGAAAAATCTAAGAGCTTCATTCTGTCAGTATTTTCTTTATCTTTTCTAAGCTGCTGGTTAGCAGATCTATCTCCGATGGAATGTTGTAAATGTAAAAGCTTGCTCTGGCAGATGCGATAATGCCAAGTTTGCTATGAAGTAACATTGCACAATGATGACCCGCCCTTATAGCGATCCCTTCGTTATCTAAAAACATTGCAACGTCGTGAGGGTGTACGCCCTTTAGGTTAAAGGACACTATTCCGCATCTTTTTTCCGGAGATCTTGGACCATAATACGTAATCCCATCTATACATACGAGTACATCCAGAGCGTACTCTGTTAATTTAACTTCATGTCTCCTGACAATATGCATGCCTATCTGCTGCAGATAGTCGACCGCAGCAGCCAGACCTATTGCACCCTCAACATTTGGTGTACCTGCTTCAAACTTCCAGGGTATTTCGTCCCACTCAGAACTTATAGGGTCCACGCTCTTAACCATCTCACCGCCCACCATGAAAGGTTCCATCTCTTCAAGCAATTCCTCTTTTCCGTACAATACACCAATGCCCATAGGGCCGAGCATCTTGTGTCCTGAGAATGCCATGAAATCGCAGTCTAGTTGTTGCACGTCAACTGGCATATGCGGTACAGCTTGGGCAGCGTCGACAACTGTTATCGCTCCCATGTCTTTGGCGTGCTTGACAAGCTCACGTACTGGATTAATCGTCCCTAGAACGTTAGACGCGAACGTGAACGCAAACAGCTTTACGCTCTCGTTTTTATACTTATCAAGCTCCTCGATTTTCAGAAAACCTTCCTCATCAAAACCAATAAGCTTAAGACTTGCCCTCTTCGACTTAGATAAAATTTGCCATGGCAATAAGTTGCTATGATGTTCCATCTCAGTTGTTAATAATACATCGCCTTCTCTTACGTTGCTCTGTCCCCAGCTATACATCACGAGATTTATCGCCTCCGTCGTATTTTTGGTAAATATGATTTCGCGAGGACTTCTAGCGTTTATGAAGCGTGCTACTTTTTCCCTCGCTTTTTCGTAAGCGACGGTAGCCTCTTCAGCTATGCTGTAAATCCCTCTATGAACGTTAGCGTTAAGAGTCTCATAGTAGTTTTTTATTGCTTCGATTACTTGTACGGGTTTCTGTGTCGTTGCCGCAGAGTCTAGGTACACAAAAGGTTTTCCCTTTACTAATCTTTTTAATATCGGGAAGTCTTTCCTTATCTTGTTACCAAACTCAAAAACCTCGTTCATCCCTGCCTAAAGTACAACCTTTGTTTTGACACTTTTAAACTTTCGAGTTGTGAAGATGTTTATAAAAGAGTCGGATATATCTATGCTTGGGAACACGTTTGTCAGAAGATTTCCCAAAGTGTATTCTTGATCATTATAGAAAACCAAGAAACTATGGAGAGATGAAGGACGCAGATGTTATAGTAAAAGATTCTAACAAGCTATGCGGTGATTACGTGGAGATCTATTTAAAATTTGATGGAAACAAAATTTCTGCCATATCCTTTAAAGGTCAAGGATGTATGGTGAGTCAAGCTTCGGCGTCGACGCTGACAGAGTTTGTGAAAGGTAAGGAAGTAGAAGATGTGTTAAAGCTTACGAAACACGACGTAACGAATATATTGGGCCTGAAACTCGGTCCCGTGAGAATGAGGTGCGCAGTGTTGCCGCTCATGGCATTAAAGAAAGGTATTAAGTCCTATCTAAATAAGAGATGAAGTACTATAGACATTTTTATTGATACAAAAATTGTTCCAAATGTAATACTACGTAAAACATAAAAAATTTATATTATAAATAAAAATTATGGTCTCTTGGACTACGGCTCTTAAGAAAGCGGCGGTGTACATCGGTCTTATTATAATTTGGACGATAATAGGTGGTGTGATTTTTGGTATTGGACTATTAATAGGAGGATTTACAATAAAGGGAATGCCGTTGTCTGGATTGCTTGAGCAGTTTGGCATTGATATTCCTATTAATATTACCATACCTTTACCATACATGGCTAATCCTCTAGCATTCATTGCGTTTGTCGTAATAGGTTACGTCGTTGTCCTGCTTGGAATGATGGCTACGTTCTTTAAAATCGTGGCAGAAATTACTGCCGATGAAGTTGAAAGAAGACTCAAAAAGAGTTCCAGCTAATAATTTTTAATTAATTCTAATTTAAGCAAAAATTGTGTGCTCTAAGAGTATCTCTATTCCAATAACTATGAGAATGATCCCGCCTATAATTTGTGTCCTTTTACCAAAAATGCGCTCGAACATACCTCCGATGAGTATGCCTAGAAAAGAAAGAACGAACGTCATAAAACCGAAGATGAATATGGATATTATGATTGACGCTGTTAGGAATCCGATGGCTATCCCAACGGAAAATGCATCAACACTCGTAGCTATTGAAAGTATGAGTAAGTTTCGAAAGTTTAGGGTCATGTTTTCGTGATCTTTCCGGAAAGCTTCGTAGATCATCTTACAGCCAACGAAACCGAGAAGACCGAACGCAACCCAGTGGTCGAAAGCTGATACAACCTCCATCAAACTTTTACCCAAAAGCCATCCAAGTAAAGGCATGAACGTTTGAAACGAACCAAAAGATATGCCTACCTTAAAAGCTGTGCTTATACACGATCTTCCCATCGTACCGCCTGCGATTGCGACGGAAAAGCAGTCCATAGCTAAACCAACAGCTATAAGGAATGTCGTTATGAGGTCCATTTATTCGTACTATACTTTTTTATTTCTAAATAAATTTTTAAGGTTAGTAATAATTTAGATAGAGATCAATGGGCCCGGCGGGACTCGAACCCGCGACCTCCGGCTCCGCAGGCTTGCGTGCTTTCGCTCGACGCCCTGTCCATTCTAGGCTACGGGCCCGGAACATGATCTTGTAAAATCATACTGGGTGGCCAGACTTAACCTTTTTTACGACATCCAAGACGCTGGCTCGGTAGCTCTGTCATTTCCATCGAGCATAAAAAGTTAAAATACACTCAATGGACAGTTTTGCAAGAAAATATTCAGAGGAATGATGAAGATTGTCAGAAAAGAGAAACGGTTCCATGGATAGTCCAGTAGCGTACGAGGCAAAGTGGGCTAGACTATGGCGAGAAGCTAGAATATTCGAGGCCGACCCAATTAGGGACAAACCGAAGTTCTTCATCTGTGTACCTTATTCGTACCAGAACGGCCCTTTACACCTTGGACATGCCTTCACGTTTACACGGGGCGATAGCTACGCAAGGTTTAGACGGATGCAAGGTTTCAATGTGCTTTTTCCTTGGTCCTGGCACTGGACGGGAGAAGCAGTTGCGGGTACGAGTGAACGATTAAAACGCGGCGATCCAGCCATAATAAGGTTACTGAGAGACATAGACAAAGTCCCAGAGGAGTTAATACCGCGCTTTACAGATCCTGCATTCATCTGTAAATATTATACGGCTGAGAATAGAAAGGTCGTCGATTCTATGGGTTTTTCCGTTGATTGGAGAAGGGAGTTCTACACGACAGATTTACACCCTTACTACAGCAAGTTTATCCATTGGCAATACTTAAAACTCCGCGAAAAAAGTTTCGTCAGTAGAGGCGAGCATCCCGTAGTATGGTGTCCTACATGTCAAAGCGCAACAGGAGACCACGACAGGTTAATTGGTGAGGGCATAGTACCCGAAGAGTATACGCTCGTCTTTTTCAGATATGCTGATTTTTATCTAGCAGCCGGTACGCTAAGACCCGAAACAATATTCGGTGCTACTAACGTTTGGCTTAATCCCAATGCTGAATATGTATTAATCGAATATAATACCAAGAAAATTTTGGTGAGCAAAAAAGCGGCAGAGAAATTAGCAGAGCAAAAACACGCAGTTAACATCTTAAAATCAATTAACGCAAAAGAACTCATGGGCAAAAAATGCAAAGCTCCAATTACTGATGCAGAGTTACCCATACTTCCTGCTAATTTTGTTGATCCGAATGTTGTGTCCGGTGTTGTATATAGCGTACCGGCGCACGCACCTTATGATTATATAGCACTTCTAGATCTGCAAAAAAATACTAGTATTGATTCTGAACTCTCTAAACTCCTGAACCCAATATCGATAATAAGTGTACCGGGATATGGTGAATTCCCTGCGGTCGAGATAGTAAAAAAGATGGGTATATTAAGTCAAGATGACGAGAGGTTAGAGGAAGCGACTAAAGAAATCTACTCTAAAGAATTCCATGAAGGTATTATGAAGGATAATTGCGGTGAATATTCAGGTTTACCTGTAAAGGTTGCAAGAGATGCCGTTAAAGAAAGACTTATCTCAACAGGTTTGGGTGACATAATGTACGACCTTCCCGCCAAAGTTGTTTGTCGTTGCGGTACTGAATGTCTGGTAAAGATTGTAAAGGACCAATGGTTCCTCACTTACTCTAACCCCGAATGGAAGGAGAAAGTAAAGATGCATATAATGAAAATGGACATATTCCCTGAGGAGGCTAGACAATGGTTCTTGAATGTTGTGGACTGGCTTCGTGACTGGGCTTGCACGAGGAAGACGGGGTTAGGAACACCATTACCATGGGATAACTCATGGATGGTTGAAACATTAAGCGATTCTACAATATATCCCGCCCTGTATACGATCAGCAAGTACATGAACAACGGAACAGTAAAACCCGAACAGCTTACGCCAGAAGTTTTTGATTATGTTTTCTTGGAGATCGGAGATCTGAAGACTATCTCAAAAGAAACTAAAATTCCAGAAAACGTACTAAAAAGCATGAGGGACGAATTCCTTTACTGGTATCCTGTTGACTGCAGGATATCAGCTAAAGAGCTCGTACCCAATCATCTAACATTCTATATTTTCCAACACGTTGCTCTTTTTGATGAAAACCTTTGGCCTAGATGCATTGGCGTCAACGGCATGATAACGATCGAAGGTGAAAAAATGAGCAAGAGTAAGGGCAATATGATACCGATAAAGACAGCTTTAGCAAAATATGGAGCCGACGCAACTAGGTGTACACTCCTTCTTGCTGCAGAGGGTATGGACGACCCAGACTGGAGGGATAAGAACGCTCAAGAGGTAAGAAAGATGTTGGACCTATTCCTCAAAATAATTGACGAAGCTTCGTCTTCAGAGTTGGACATGAGTGAGAATCGGCTGGATAGATGGCTCATCAGCAGGATGTTTAGAAGGATTAAGAATGTAACCGAAGCCATGGAATCGTTAAAGACCAGGACAGCCTGTCACGAAGCTCTATATGGAATGTACAACGATTGGAAGTGGTACACGAGAAGAAGAAAGAAATTATCGCGATCAGCGTTAAGGTTCTTAGATACATGGATAAGGTTGCTGGCACCATTTACGCCATTTACAGCTGAGGAGGCCTGGTTCAAGCTTGGTCGCGAAGGTTTCGTATCTTTAGCCAGATGGCCTGATTATCATCCCGAAGAGGTTGATGAGTTGGCCGAGGTGGCAGAGGATTTACTAGCAAAGTTATTAAGAGACGTCAGGGAGATAATAGAGGTCACGGAAGGAAAACCAAACAAAGTTCATGTTTATACCTCTTCTACGTGGAAACTGGGTGTGTTATCCGTTATACTAAACTTTAATTTAAAAGATGTTATGAAAGACCCAGGTGCAGCAATCAAAGAATCTTTAAAGAATTTCCCAGAAAAGAAAAAAGAAATACCACTTTTTGTCAAGAAAATGATCGAATACATTTCAACATTTTCATCAGAAATTCCGAAAAACGTCCTCCTCGAGTTGGCCTTGCAGGAGAAAAGGCTATATGAAGAGGCTAAAAGTTTCCTAGAATCCGAGATTGGATGTCCATTCTGCATTTGGGTTGAAGATGAGCAAGGAATATACGACCCATTGGGAAAGTCTAAGCAGGCACTGCCGTTAAGGCCCGGGATATTCGTCGAGATGAATCCCTAAGATAAATAGGCGGGCTTCATGGAGGATATTCAGTGGATAAAAAATGTTTGGGATAGGTTGATTAGAGCAGTTGAAGATACGAGATACCTGCTGGACAGGGACTACAAAAGAGAATCTGTAGTCAACTTTGTAGCGAGCAGGTACGTCCTTGATAAGATGGGCAGAAGTATACTATATCGGTGCGTATATTCTTCAAAGGACGTTAAAAAGGTAAGGGAAAAGGCAGTAAGCCCACATGATTTAAAAGGTAGCGGCGTTGTAGTAGACGGTTTTAACGTACTGAATACCCTACAGTCATTCGTGAATGGTAAGCTACTGGTGCTTTGTGACGACGGTGTCGTAAGGGATATCTCAGAAGTTCACGGAGAATTCAGACCAACAGGTATAACCGAAGATCTGATAAGATTGAGCGTAAGGACTTTAAAGGAACTCAAAGTTGCGGACACTTCGTTTTATTATGAGATGCAGATAAGTATGAGTGGTGAAATATCAGCTCTCACGAGACGTATCTTACAAGAAGAGGGTGTTGAGGGCTCGGTAAAGACCGAGAAAAGCGTTGACTCTGCACTTCTCAGAGATAAACGTATAGTCATAACTAGCGATTCGGTCGTCATACATAGGGCGGATAGGTTCTTTGACTTAGCAGGTTATATCATTTTAAGAGAAAAACCACCAAACCTGATATCGTTAAGGAGCTTTTGATGCTTGCTTATATTC
Above is a window of Aigarchaeota archaeon DNA encoding:
- a CDS encoding DUF434 domain-containing protein, which produces MEDIQWIKNVWDRLIRAVEDTRYLLDRDYKRESVVNFVASRYVLDKMGRSILYRCVYSSKDVKKVREKAVSPHDLKGSGVVVDGFNVLNTLQSFVNGKLLVLCDDGVVRDISEVHGEFRPTGITEDLIRLSVRTLKELKVADTSFYYEMQISMSGEISALTRRILQEEGVEGSVKTEKSVDSALLRDKRIVITSDSVVIHRADRFFDLAGYIILREKPPNLISLRSF
- a CDS encoding iron-sulfur cluster assembly scaffold protein, which translates into the protein MSEDFPKCILDHYRKPRNYGEMKDADVIVKDSNKLCGDYVEIYLKFDGNKISAISFKGQGCMVSQASASTLTEFVKGKEVEDVLKLTKHDVTNILGLKLGPVRMRCAVLPLMALKKGIKSYLNKR
- a CDS encoding manganese efflux pump MntP family protein, which encodes MDLITTFLIAVGLAMDCFSVAIAGGTMGRSCISTAFKVGISFGSFQTFMPLLGWLLGKSLMEVVSAFDHWVAFGLLGFVGCKMIYEAFRKDHENMTLNFRNLLILSIATSVDAFSVGIAIGFLTASIIISIFIFGFMTFVLSFLGILIGGMFERIFGKRTQIIGGIILIVIGIEILLEHTIFA
- a CDS encoding cysteine desulfurase; translation: MNEVFEFGNKIRKDFPILKRLVKGKPFVYLDSAATTQKPVQVIEAIKNYYETLNANVHRGIYSIAEEATVAYEKAREKVARFINARSPREIIFTKNTTEAINLVMYSWGQSNVREGDVLLTTEMEHHSNLLPWQILSKSKRASLKLIGFDEEGFLKIEELDKYKNESVKLFAFTFASNVLGTINPVRELVKHAKDMGAITVVDAAQAVPHMPVDVQQLDCDFMAFSGHKMLGPMGIGVLYGKEELLEEMEPFMVGGEMVKSVDPISSEWDEIPWKFEAGTPNVEGAIGLAAAVDYLQQIGMHIVRRHEVKLTEYALDVLVCIDGITYYGPRSPEKRCGIVSFNLKGVHPHDVAMFLDNEGIAIRAGHHCAMLLHSKLGIIASARASFYIYNIPSEIDLLTSSLEKIKKILTE
- the leuS gene encoding leucine--tRNA ligase gives rise to the protein MSEKRNGSMDSPVAYEAKWARLWREARIFEADPIRDKPKFFICVPYSYQNGPLHLGHAFTFTRGDSYARFRRMQGFNVLFPWSWHWTGEAVAGTSERLKRGDPAIIRLLRDIDKVPEELIPRFTDPAFICKYYTAENRKVVDSMGFSVDWRREFYTTDLHPYYSKFIHWQYLKLREKSFVSRGEHPVVWCPTCQSATGDHDRLIGEGIVPEEYTLVFFRYADFYLAAGTLRPETIFGATNVWLNPNAEYVLIEYNTKKILVSKKAAEKLAEQKHAVNILKSINAKELMGKKCKAPITDAELPILPANFVDPNVVSGVVYSVPAHAPYDYIALLDLQKNTSIDSELSKLLNPISIISVPGYGEFPAVEIVKKMGILSQDDERLEEATKEIYSKEFHEGIMKDNCGEYSGLPVKVARDAVKERLISTGLGDIMYDLPAKVVCRCGTECLVKIVKDQWFLTYSNPEWKEKVKMHIMKMDIFPEEARQWFLNVVDWLRDWACTRKTGLGTPLPWDNSWMVETLSDSTIYPALYTISKYMNNGTVKPEQLTPEVFDYVFLEIGDLKTISKETKIPENVLKSMRDEFLYWYPVDCRISAKELVPNHLTFYIFQHVALFDENLWPRCIGVNGMITIEGEKMSKSKGNMIPIKTALAKYGADATRCTLLLAAEGMDDPDWRDKNAQEVRKMLDLFLKIIDEASSSELDMSENRLDRWLISRMFRRIKNVTEAMESLKTRTACHEALYGMYNDWKWYTRRRKKLSRSALRFLDTWIRLLAPFTPFTAEEAWFKLGREGFVSLARWPDYHPEEVDELAEVAEDLLAKLLRDVREIIEVTEGKPNKVHVYTSSTWKLGVLSVILNFNLKDVMKDPGAAIKESLKNFPEKKKEIPLFVKKMIEYISTFSSEIPKNVLLELALQEKRLYEEAKSFLESEIGCPFCIWVEDEQGIYDPLGKSKQALPLRPGIFVEMNP